Proteins encoded together in one Orbaceae bacterium lpD01 window:
- the hisD gene encoding histidinol dehydrogenase, with amino-acid sequence MKIIQWQQSTLSAQQALLKRPAITASDSITQTVSQIITRVKKEGDSALKALSLAFDKTAIETIKVSREAVTQAASRLSAELKTAMQIAKNNIETFHVAQQLSTITVETLPGVQCQQVTRPIQSVGLYIPGGSAPLLSTVLMLATPAKIAGCKQIILCSPPPIADEILYAAQLCGVTDIYQIGGAQAIAAMAFGTDTIPSVDKIFGPGNAYVTEAKRQVCQYLDGAAIDMPAGPSEVLVIADSGANPAFIAADLLSQAEHGPDSQVILLTPDLTLAQAVANQVDTQLAQLSRQAIATKALTESRLIVTKDLAQCIEISNQYGPEHLIIQTREPEQLVDKIDNAGSVFLGDWSPESAGDYASGTNHVLPTYGYSSTYSSLGLADFQKRMTIQQLSPQGLLTLAPTVEIMAQAEQLTAHKQAVTLRVEALKKTEIDKGDSNE; translated from the coding sequence ATGAAAATTATCCAATGGCAACAATCCACTTTATCAGCACAACAAGCACTATTAAAACGTCCGGCTATCACCGCATCAGATAGCATTACCCAAACCGTCTCACAAATCATTACTCGGGTAAAAAAAGAGGGGGATAGCGCGTTAAAGGCATTGAGTCTGGCGTTTGATAAAACGGCAATCGAAACAATCAAGGTATCTCGTGAAGCCGTTACGCAGGCTGCCTCTCGTTTATCTGCCGAATTAAAAACGGCCATGCAAATCGCTAAAAATAATATTGAAACCTTTCACGTAGCCCAGCAGTTATCGACCATCACGGTCGAAACATTACCCGGAGTTCAGTGCCAGCAAGTAACCAGACCGATTCAGTCAGTCGGTTTATATATCCCGGGTGGCTCAGCACCGCTGCTATCGACGGTACTGATGTTAGCCACGCCAGCCAAAATTGCGGGATGCAAACAAATTATTCTCTGCTCCCCGCCCCCGATTGCCGATGAAATTCTGTATGCCGCCCAGCTATGTGGGGTCACCGATATCTATCAAATCGGCGGTGCTCAGGCTATTGCAGCGATGGCATTTGGTACAGACACGATACCGAGTGTCGACAAGATTTTTGGACCTGGTAACGCTTACGTAACCGAAGCCAAAAGACAAGTTTGTCAATATCTTGATGGTGCAGCGATTGATATGCCGGCAGGCCCATCTGAAGTTTTAGTCATCGCCGATAGTGGCGCAAACCCGGCTTTTATTGCCGCAGATTTATTATCTCAGGCTGAGCATGGTCCCGATTCCCAAGTGATTTTATTGACGCCAGATCTCACGCTTGCACAAGCGGTCGCCAATCAAGTTGACACGCAATTAGCCCAGTTATCACGACAAGCTATTGCGACAAAAGCGCTGACAGAAAGTCGCTTAATTGTGACCAAAGATTTGGCCCAATGTATTGAGATCAGTAACCAATATGGTCCAGAGCATCTGATCATCCAGACACGTGAACCTGAACAATTAGTCGACAAAATCGACAACGCCGGTTCGGTCTTTTTAGGTGACTGGTCCCCTGAATCAGCGGGCGACTACGCCTCTGGCACTAATCATGTACTGCCGACGTATGGGTATAGCAGTACGTATTCAAGTCTGGGATTAGCTGACTTTCAAAAACGTATGACGATTCAACAGCTCTCCCCTCAAGGACTATTAACACTCGCACCAACGGTGGAAATCATGGCACAGGCAGAACAACTGACCGCTCATAAACAAGCCGTCACGCTGAGAGTTGAGGCACTTAAAAAAACCGAAATAGA
- a CDS encoding MATE family efflux transporter yields MTNQSNQIYDNLANEKLSKLFWRYALPAIVGTVVNTLYNIIDGIFIGHWVGKSALSALGAVLPIMNLSAAIGMLVGVGSASRISIALGQKNHQIAEEIAGTSFILTLLLSGSVAILLLVFLKPVLMFVGASDVTYPYARDFLQIFLPGGLFLTLCFNFNNMMRACGYPFKAMITMLISVVANIILAPLFILVLGWGMRGAAIATIISMVISFVFVMQHFINKKSDIRLRRKNLKLRFDIAKSILSIGLAPFILVLTSSAVVVLINFQLHHYAQISQISGDDAIAAYSNANRLILFVAMIVIGLTQGMQPIIGYNYGAKNLQRVTNTLFYTIKVATVMTFLGFLVSFFFSKTLVALFSSDPDIVALSATALRYVTLGFTFIGFQIVATSFFQCIGMPKQAILLSLSRQVLLLIPALWLLPMFIGFNGVWLAAPIADTLSAVITAFLLYYQLKCFHQRFKV; encoded by the coding sequence GTGACAAATCAATCTAACCAAATTTATGATAACTTAGCGAACGAAAAGCTGAGTAAGCTGTTCTGGCGATATGCTTTACCGGCAATTGTTGGGACAGTCGTTAATACCTTATATAATATCATTGATGGTATTTTTATTGGTCACTGGGTCGGTAAGTCGGCGTTAAGTGCTTTAGGTGCCGTATTACCGATTATGAATTTATCCGCGGCTATCGGTATGTTGGTTGGGGTAGGATCGGCGAGTCGAATCTCGATTGCCTTAGGTCAAAAGAATCATCAGATAGCAGAGGAGATTGCCGGCACCTCTTTTATTTTGACGTTGCTGCTCAGCGGATCGGTTGCGATTTTATTGCTGGTTTTTCTTAAACCTGTTCTGATGTTTGTTGGGGCGAGCGATGTAACCTATCCCTATGCCCGTGATTTTTTACAGATTTTTTTACCGGGTGGACTATTTTTGACCCTCTGTTTTAATTTCAATAATATGATGCGTGCTTGTGGCTATCCCTTTAAAGCGATGATTACCATGTTAATTAGTGTTGTCGCCAATATTATTTTAGCGCCGCTATTTATATTAGTGTTAGGTTGGGGGATGCGCGGGGCAGCGATTGCGACTATTATCTCTATGGTGATTAGCTTTGTCTTTGTGATGCAGCATTTTATTAATAAAAAGAGTGATATTCGTTTACGTCGCAAAAATCTTAAGCTGAGATTCGATATTGCAAAATCGATTTTGTCGATTGGGCTGGCTCCATTTATTTTGGTACTGACCTCATCAGCTGTGGTAGTCTTGATTAATTTCCAGTTACACCATTATGCGCAGATAAGTCAGATATCTGGCGATGATGCAATTGCGGCCTATTCAAATGCCAATCGGCTGATTTTATTTGTCGCTATGATAGTCATTGGTTTAACACAGGGCATGCAGCCAATTATTGGTTACAACTATGGCGCAAAAAACTTACAGCGGGTCACAAATACGCTATTTTACACCATTAAAGTCGCGACAGTGATGACGTTTCTTGGCTTTTTAGTCAGCTTCTTTTTCTCAAAAACCTTAGTCGCTTTATTCAGTTCTGATCCTGATATTGTTGCGCTGTCGGCCACTGCGTTACGTTATGTCACATTAGGTTTTACTTTTATCGGTTTTCAGATTGTCGCGACCAGTTTTTTCCAATGTATTGGTATGCCAAAGCAGGCTATTTTACTCAGCTTATCCAGACAAGTATTACTGCTCATTCCAGCGCTTTGGTTGTTACCAATGTTTATCGGTTTCAACGGTGTTTGGCTAGCGGCACCCATTGCCGATACTTTGTCCGCGGTGATTACGGCTTTTCTGCTTTATTATCAATTAAAGTGTTTTCATCAGCGTTTTAAGGTCTAA
- a CDS encoding extracellular solute-binding protein, which produces MTTIKDIAKMAGVSHGTVSNVLNGRGNVSTKKMKLVEQAAQKLGYQLNAQAKVLREGQPNTVSIILPNIISEHYAHLYAGLNQYYTRHDYDIALYLTADQLALEQQFIQRIAAKRDHAVIVVSSLNDAESYYQALKIDPSRIVFVYRKPKNAIAFISLDFELAGKEIAEQIMSKQYRRLGLFSNYDKHTHSSSLKQGLLTQFAAKNYLVELKHIESASLNNTYSLAFDFFSQHQAPVEAIITSDIERAHYVLNASYLGSLDAPPTIYSLANNSAIYPAQIQQYQMNYGSLSDQIIDLLEHKVSPRQIKNSGFLFQSMSPASVTEQPATKITLLTLPSPSTQALLKLLPHFKKISHIDVEIVIKPFNEIPPILEQLKQHQHIDMIRIDIAGLPWFAQRCLKPLNALDFDLKPYLSHYPAEIVERFSYVQDVAYAIPFDPSIQMLFYRQDLFNNPWLKRVYFETYKQHLEVPTSFEAYQQVCGFFNRKINPDSPVDFGGCITLGNTELLASEFLVRYYAQGGQLTHGDKVELNPAIALQTLALLKEYLSVADKISASWWDESIIRFEQGQLAMLIVYMNLFYYITNKNIAPLLGYTTVPDLHPLIGGGSIGISKYSDKNQAVATFFNWLFSDEISEQIALLGGANIRDNIFQNKKIMTSYPWFELSEKEYAIGRRENTLPRSGLSINLRLIENIIGQHIQDWIIQDTDSRQTIDNINQALQQKAADILSS; this is translated from the coding sequence ATGACTACAATTAAAGATATTGCGAAAATGGCGGGGGTTTCTCATGGTACGGTCTCTAACGTGCTCAATGGACGAGGTAATGTCAGCACAAAGAAAATGAAGTTAGTTGAACAAGCCGCTCAAAAACTGGGCTATCAACTCAATGCCCAAGCAAAAGTTTTACGTGAAGGTCAACCAAATACTGTCTCCATTATACTACCCAATATTATTTCTGAACACTATGCTCATCTTTATGCCGGCTTAAACCAATATTATACGCGTCACGATTACGATATCGCACTTTATTTAACCGCCGATCAGCTGGCGCTTGAGCAGCAGTTTATTCAGCGCATTGCCGCAAAACGAGATCATGCCGTCATTGTCGTCTCCTCACTTAACGATGCAGAGAGCTATTATCAAGCCTTAAAAATTGATCCGTCACGGATTGTCTTTGTCTATCGTAAACCTAAAAACGCTATTGCGTTTATCAGCTTAGATTTTGAATTAGCCGGTAAAGAGATCGCAGAGCAGATTATGTCAAAGCAGTATCGCCGTTTAGGGCTATTCTCAAATTATGATAAACATACTCACTCTAGTTCACTCAAACAGGGATTATTAACGCAATTTGCCGCCAAAAACTATCTGGTTGAGCTAAAGCATATCGAATCGGCCTCATTGAATAATACCTATAGTTTAGCCTTTGACTTTTTTTCACAACATCAAGCGCCTGTCGAAGCCATTATTACCAGCGATATTGAACGGGCACATTATGTGCTTAATGCCAGTTATCTGGGCAGTTTAGACGCGCCACCGACTATCTATAGTTTAGCCAATAATAGCGCTATCTATCCGGCACAGATACAGCAATATCAGATGAATTATGGCAGCTTAAGTGATCAAATCATCGATCTACTTGAACATAAAGTGAGTCCTCGTCAAATCAAAAATAGTGGCTTTTTATTTCAATCTATGTCGCCAGCAAGTGTCACTGAGCAACCTGCGACCAAAATCACCTTATTAACGTTGCCCAGCCCTTCTACCCAAGCGCTTCTCAAGCTTTTACCACATTTTAAAAAAATCAGCCATATCGATGTCGAGATAGTCATTAAGCCATTTAACGAAATTCCCCCGATCCTCGAACAGCTTAAACAGCACCAACATATCGATATGATTCGTATTGATATCGCCGGTTTACCTTGGTTTGCTCAGCGCTGCTTAAAACCATTGAACGCATTAGATTTTGATCTGAAGCCGTATTTATCCCATTATCCGGCTGAAATCGTTGAGCGCTTTAGCTATGTTCAGGATGTCGCCTATGCGATTCCCTTTGACCCAAGTATCCAGATGCTATTTTATCGTCAAGATCTGTTTAATAATCCTTGGCTAAAAAGGGTCTACTTTGAAACCTATAAGCAACATCTTGAAGTCCCGACCTCCTTTGAAGCATATCAACAAGTCTGTGGTTTTTTTAATCGTAAAATCAATCCTGATTCACCAGTCGATTTTGGCGGCTGCATCACTTTAGGCAATACTGAGCTGCTGGCTTCAGAGTTTTTAGTGCGTTATTACGCACAAGGTGGACAACTCACTCATGGCGATAAGGTTGAATTAAATCCAGCTATCGCTTTACAGACGCTCGCCTTACTGAAAGAGTACCTCTCGGTGGCCGATAAAATAAGCGCATCATGGTGGGATGAATCCATCATTCGTTTTGAGCAAGGACAATTAGCCATGCTGATTGTCTATATGAATTTATTTTACTACATCACCAATAAAAATATTGCGCCACTCTTGGGCTATACAACAGTACCAGATTTACATCCATTAATTGGCGGCGGCTCTATCGGCATATCAAAATATAGTGATAAAAACCAAGCCGTCGCAACCTTTTTTAACTGGCTATTTTCTGATGAAATCAGTGAGCAAATCGCGTTATTAGGTGGCGCAAATATCAGAGACAATATTTTCCAAAATAAAAAAATCATGACCAGCTATCCCTGGTTTGAGCTCAGTGAAAAAGAGTATGCTATCGGTAGGCGAGAGAATACGCTGCCACGCAGTGGTTTATCCATCAATTTACGTCTAATTGAAAATATTATTGGTCAGCATATTCAAGACTGGATCATTCAGGATACGGATTCAAGGCAAACGATTGATAACATCAATCAAGCATTACAACAAAAAGCGGCAGACATTCTGTCATCATAA
- a CDS encoding YegP family protein yields the protein MSGKFELFKSPKNNQFYFHLQASNGEIILQSEGYTTKSNCLNGIRAVKKNASLERAYVVQPKHFNLKSVDNGKIIASSEKYSTNSARDAGIASVKAHAITSDIVDLTKLKNKN from the coding sequence ATGAGCGGTAAATTCGAACTATTTAAAAGCCCAAAAAACAATCAATTTTATTTTCATTTACAAGCCAGTAATGGTGAAATTATTTTACAAAGTGAAGGGTATACCACCAAATCAAACTGTTTAAATGGTATTAGAGCGGTGAAAAAAAATGCCTCTTTAGAACGCGCTTATGTAGTGCAGCCAAAACACTTTAATCTTAAATCAGTCGATAACGGTAAGATTATTGCTTCCAGTGAAAAATACAGTACTAATAGTGCCCGAGATGCCGGTATTGCCTCAGTTAAAGCCCATGCCATCACATCAGATATAGTTGATTTAACTAAATTAAAAAATAAAAATTAA
- a CDS encoding MBL fold metallo-hydrolase, giving the protein MKLQFLGTGASEGIPNPFCKCDICEKTRQVKGKNIRTRSALLIDDVMQIDFAPEFSYQVMRENIDITQLQDLLFTHTHPDHFNVGDLFSRMEGYGFNISHPLHIYGSDIAINGCLAVLPNYSRERFDFHLAIPFIPFDTVNGAKVTPLLANHAKWEFCYIYLIEKNGKTMLYGHDSGYFPELTWQWLEKYRIDLVILECSYGYKQNDQTNNHMSIETVLSTQQRMLKSGILAKESRLITSHHSHSSGFMHDELVALFAPYNIEVAYDGLIINL; this is encoded by the coding sequence GTGAAGCTACAATTTCTTGGTACCGGCGCCTCAGAAGGAATCCCTAACCCTTTTTGTAAATGCGATATTTGCGAAAAAACCCGTCAAGTTAAAGGCAAAAATATCCGAACTCGTTCCGCACTATTGATTGATGATGTGATGCAAATTGATTTTGCGCCTGAATTTAGTTATCAAGTGATGCGGGAAAATATCGATATTACTCAGCTTCAAGATCTACTGTTTACCCATACGCATCCAGACCATTTTAATGTCGGTGATCTTTTTAGTCGAATGGAAGGGTATGGTTTTAATATTAGTCATCCCTTACATATCTATGGCAGTGATATTGCGATTAATGGCTGCTTAGCGGTTTTACCTAACTATAGTCGGGAACGTTTTGATTTCCATTTAGCAATACCTTTTATTCCTTTTGATACGGTGAACGGTGCTAAAGTCACCCCATTACTGGCTAATCATGCGAAGTGGGAGTTTTGTTATATCTATTTGATTGAAAAAAATGGCAAAACCATGCTGTATGGACATGATTCAGGTTATTTTCCAGAACTAACCTGGCAGTGGTTGGAGAAATATCGTATCGATTTGGTGATTTTAGAGTGCTCTTATGGCTACAAGCAAAATGATCAAACCAATAATCATATGAGTATTGAAACTGTCTTATCGACACAACAGAGAATGCTAAAATCAGGTATTTTAGCTAAAGAGAGCCGCTTAATTACCTCCCATCATTCACATAGTAGTGGCTTTATGCATGATGAGTTAGTTGCACTATTTGCACCTTATAATATTGAAGTTGCCTATGATGGCTTAATCATAAATTTATAA
- a CDS encoding MFS transporter, producing MFKIPRLLIMMFMQYFVQGAWNMVIGAVLAAYSLKDIVGSTYSVLGVATIISPLIIGMIADRFIASQKVMGILHLINSVALYSLSYFVLEKDVSGFLAMIFVVGLLFYPTTALANSVSFRHIEGVKWFPVIRVFGTIGFMSVGFLLFYTGYSQTVDSFKLAAIASVIYGLYCFTLPNTLPAGKGKKLSWRDIFFLDALSLFKDKYFSIFMAATFVLMITKTAYSAYVPVYLPVLGLEPASMMQIAVATEIIFMLLLSLLLRRFGFKKVILFGAISWIIRSLMLSQAAVSEHYLLYMVGALMLQGLCWDFFFTAGDIYVDKKAKPEIKAQAQGLRFIISNGFGVFMAASVSGYINNRVVTEKALPAAAPQWHEFWIYPAVVAAIVTVAFWLFFRDKDVIMPEEQKQA from the coding sequence ATGTTTAAAATTCCCCGCTTACTCATCATGATGTTTATGCAATATTTTGTGCAAGGGGCATGGAATATGGTGATTGGCGCTGTACTGGCCGCATATAGTCTCAAGGATATTGTCGGTTCCACATACTCGGTATTAGGCGTGGCAACAATTATATCGCCACTGATTATTGGTATGATTGCTGACCGATTTATTGCCTCACAAAAAGTGATGGGTATACTGCATCTGATCAATTCCGTTGCACTTTATTCGTTATCGTACTTCGTACTCGAAAAAGATGTGAGTGGCTTTTTGGCTATGATCTTTGTGGTTGGTTTACTTTTCTATCCGACCACCGCACTGGCTAACAGTGTGAGTTTCCGGCATATCGAAGGGGTTAAGTGGTTTCCTGTCATCCGGGTTTTTGGCACGATTGGTTTTATGAGTGTTGGATTTTTACTCTTTTATACCGGTTACTCACAAACTGTTGATTCTTTTAAATTAGCGGCGATAGCTTCGGTTATTTATGGTTTGTACTGTTTTACCTTACCCAACACATTACCCGCAGGGAAGGGTAAAAAACTCTCCTGGCGTGATATCTTTTTTCTCGATGCGTTATCCCTGTTTAAAGATAAGTACTTCTCCATCTTTATGGCCGCAACGTTTGTTCTAATGATCACCAAAACGGCTTATAGCGCTTATGTGCCGGTTTACTTACCGGTGCTCGGACTTGAGCCAGCCTCAATGATGCAGATTGCAGTGGCAACTGAAATTATTTTTATGTTGTTGTTATCACTCTTACTGCGCCGTTTTGGTTTCAAAAAGGTCATTTTATTTGGTGCGATCAGCTGGATTATTCGTAGTCTGATGTTGTCACAAGCTGCGGTCTCCGAACACTATCTACTCTATATGGTGGGCGCTTTGATGTTACAGGGACTCTGCTGGGATTTCTTCTTTACTGCCGGTGATATCTACGTAGATAAAAAAGCGAAGCCGGAAATCAAAGCCCAAGCGCAGGGATTACGCTTTATTATCTCTAATGGTTTTGGTGTGTTTATGGCAGCTTCAGTCTCTGGTTATATCAACAATCGTGTTGTTACCGAGAAAGCATTACCCGCCGCCGCGCCGCAGTGGCATGAGTTCTGGATCTATCCGGCGGTGGTTGCCGCTATCGTTACCGTGGCTTTTTGGCTGTTTTTCAGAGATAAAGATGTGATTATGCCAGAAGAACAAAAACAAGCTTAG
- the hisG gene encoding ATP phosphoribosyltransferase translates to MLDQSRLRIAMQKSGRLSDESKKLLTQCGIKINLQEQRLIAFAENMPIDILRVRDDDIPGLVIDGIVDIGIIGENVLEEEVLDRQAEGQNPQYKTLRRLDFGGCRLSIAAPRDFNYNGITCLDGKRIATTYPHLLKRYLAQYNVAFNTCLLNGSVEVAPRAGLADVICDLVSSGATLEANGLKEIQIIYESKACMIQREGVMPTAKQALIDKLMTRISGVIQARESKYIMLHAPSDKLSEIVALMPGAEKPTILPLAGDNNRVAMHMVSSETLFWETMEKLKLLGASSILVLPIEKMME, encoded by the coding sequence ATGCTCGACCAATCGCGTTTACGCATAGCTATGCAAAAATCAGGTCGCTTAAGCGATGAGTCTAAAAAATTGCTCACACAATGCGGGATTAAAATTAATTTGCAAGAACAGCGCCTGATTGCTTTTGCTGAAAATATGCCGATTGATATCTTACGCGTGCGTGATGATGATATTCCAGGGCTGGTGATTGATGGTATTGTTGATATCGGCATTATCGGTGAAAATGTGCTGGAAGAAGAGGTGCTCGATCGTCAGGCCGAAGGTCAAAATCCACAATATAAAACACTACGTCGACTCGATTTTGGTGGTTGTCGTTTATCCATTGCAGCACCACGTGATTTCAATTATAACGGTATAACTTGTCTTGATGGCAAACGTATCGCAACTACCTACCCTCATTTACTCAAACGCTATCTTGCCCAATATAATGTCGCATTTAATACCTGCTTACTCAACGGTTCGGTTGAAGTCGCGCCAAGAGCGGGACTGGCGGATGTGATCTGTGATTTAGTCTCTAGCGGTGCGACCTTAGAAGCAAATGGTTTAAAAGAGATTCAAATTATTTATGAATCAAAAGCCTGTATGATTCAGCGTGAAGGCGTGATGCCAACCGCCAAACAAGCATTAATTGATAAGTTAATGACACGAATTTCTGGCGTTATTCAGGCAAGAGAATCCAAATATATTATGCTACACGCACCAAGTGATAAATTAAGCGAGATTGTCGCTCTGATGCCTGGCGCTGAAAAACCAACTATTCTCCCTTTAGCCGGTGATAATAACCGCGTTGCGATGCATATGGTCAGTAGTGAAACCTTGTTCTGGGAAACCATGGAAAAGCTCAAATTATTAGGCGCAAGTTCTATTCTTGTATTACCGATTGAAAAGATGATGGAATAA